In the genome of Thalassospira sp. ER-Se-21-Dark, one region contains:
- a CDS encoding LysE family translocator, with protein MSGFSATLSLYLSMAAFALAASITPGPVNILVLSSGVQYGFRPSLRLVFGATAGFCLLLLLIGLGLHEMLEAFPQLTTVIQWAGVAFLLFMAWKLATSNGELGKGDAQTGPKAITGAVMQWLNPKAWLASIAGMGAYAASGAPTLIWEFTAIYFVVCFASVACWAYAGAFLSRFLGEPARIRAFNRAMAVLLVASAAYLILG; from the coding sequence ATGTCCGGCTTTAGCGCCACACTCAGCCTCTATCTTTCCATGGCCGCCTTTGCCTTGGCCGCCTCCATCACACCGGGACCGGTCAATATTCTGGTGCTGAGTTCTGGCGTGCAGTATGGCTTTCGCCCGTCCCTTCGCCTTGTCTTTGGCGCAACGGCCGGGTTTTGCCTTTTGCTGCTTTTGATCGGGCTTGGTCTGCATGAAATGCTGGAAGCCTTCCCGCAACTGACCACTGTCATTCAGTGGGCCGGTGTGGCGTTCTTGCTGTTCATGGCCTGGAAGCTGGCAACGTCAAATGGCGAACTTGGCAAGGGCGATGCCCAAACTGGTCCCAAGGCCATCACCGGGGCCGTCATGCAATGGCTTAACCCAAAGGCCTGGCTGGCATCCATCGCCGGGATGGGCGCCTATGCCGCGTCCGGTGCGCCAACCCTGATCTGGGAATTTACCGCCATCTATTTTGTGGTCTGTTTCGCCTCGGTCGCGTGCTGGGCCTATGCCGGGGCATTTTTGTCGCGCTTTCTGGGCGAACCTGCACGCATTCGCGCATTCAACCGGGCGATGGCCGTATTGCTGGTCGCCAGTGCAGCCTATCTGATTTTGGGATAA
- a CDS encoding histidine kinase dimerization/phosphoacceptor domain -containing protein has translation MSLGETGGQITENAFPTKSPDQRFERVVEYAPNAMILISADGTMEMVNAQTEIIFGYARDELLGQPIEMLVPERFRTGHPRLRRSYSEQPNPRPMGAGRDLYALRKDGSEFPVEIGLNPISDGEKHQILAAISDISERKHREEQIARSLREKETLLSEVHHRVKNNLQIIHSLLDMQTSSVIDIQAREALIDSCNRVRSMAQIHQSLYQSEDIAKVNFADFCESLISSLLATFNVDISRVQVKSNLAHVDLTIDQAVPCGLIANELITNALKHGFPDGAKGQIAVSTHMNDQEVVTLRVSDNGRGMPDGFTPGKSDGLGLQLIELLADQIGGTLDIKTNGETTFVINFKIGK, from the coding sequence ATGTCGCTTGGAGAGACCGGTGGGCAAATCACCGAAAACGCCTTTCCGACGAAAAGTCCGGATCAGAGATTTGAACGCGTTGTTGAATACGCGCCAAATGCCATGATCCTCATCAGTGCGGATGGCACGATGGAAATGGTGAACGCCCAAACCGAAATCATTTTCGGCTATGCGCGCGACGAATTGCTGGGCCAGCCGATTGAAATGCTGGTCCCCGAACGTTTCCGTACCGGACACCCGCGTTTGCGGCGCTCCTATTCGGAGCAGCCCAATCCCCGCCCGATGGGGGCTGGCCGCGATCTTTATGCCTTGCGCAAGGATGGCAGCGAGTTCCCCGTTGAAATTGGCCTGAACCCGATCTCTGATGGCGAAAAGCATCAAATTCTTGCGGCCATTTCCGACATTTCCGAACGCAAACATCGCGAAGAACAGATCGCACGATCCCTGCGTGAGAAGGAAACGCTGCTTTCCGAAGTCCATCACCGGGTGAAAAACAATCTGCAGATCATTCACAGCCTGCTCGATATGCAGACATCCTCGGTCATAGACATACAGGCGCGCGAAGCCCTGATCGACAGCTGCAATCGCGTCCGGTCCATGGCGCAAATTCACCAGTCACTGTATCAAAGCGAAGACATCGCCAAGGTTAATTTCGCCGATTTCTGCGAAAGCCTGATTTCGTCGCTTCTGGCGACATTCAATGTCGATATCAGTCGGGTACAGGTCAAAAGCAATCTGGCCCATGTCGACCTGACCATTGATCAGGCCGTGCCCTGCGGACTGATTGCCAATGAACTGATCACCAATGCGCTTAAACACGGCTTCCCGGACGGTGCAAAAGGTCAGATTGCGGTATCGACCCACATGAATGATCAGGAAGTAGTGACCTTGCGCGTTTCCGATAACGGGCGCGGCATGCCCGATGGCTTTACCCCGGGCAAGAGTGACGGGCTTGGCCTGCAACTGATCGAACTGCTGGCCGACCAGATTGGTGGTACACTTGATATCAAGACCAATGGCGAAACCACCTTTGTCATTAACTTCAAAATAGGGAAATGA
- a CDS encoding alpha/beta hydrolase: MSPFNSKVAAAVFSGALFTGALALSTSLTSSAAFAEPVLENTTQEFIDVLSASGGPAIYTLTPAEARNVLAGAQSGEVAKPAVDITDTVFGVGPTGATKVRIIRPTGNTDRLPVIVYFHGAGWVMGDTGTHDRLVRELSVRANAALVFVDYERSPEARYPIAIEQDYAVTKYVAEHGEQLNIDPTRLAIAGDSVGGNMTAVVSLLAQERKGPEITAQVLFYPVTDADFDNGSYTEFANGPWLTEPAMEWFWNQYLPEGVDRTDPKITPIHASADQLAGQAPALVITAENDVLRDEGEAYARKLSQAGVDVTVTRYNGTIHDFVMLNALADTPAAKGAIAQAGQYLRTALHGE, encoded by the coding sequence ATGAGCCCATTCAATTCAAAAGTTGCAGCTGCTGTTTTCTCTGGCGCACTCTTCACTGGCGCGCTGGCACTGTCGACCTCCCTGACCAGCTCCGCAGCCTTCGCAGAGCCGGTTCTTGAAAACACCACCCAGGAATTCATTGATGTTCTCTCCGCGTCCGGCGGTCCGGCCATCTACACCCTGACCCCGGCTGAGGCCCGCAACGTTCTGGCTGGCGCACAGTCCGGCGAAGTTGCCAAACCGGCCGTCGATATCACTGACACGGTCTTTGGTGTTGGCCCGACGGGTGCCACCAAGGTCCGCATCATCCGCCCGACGGGCAATACTGATCGCCTTCCTGTGATCGTTTATTTCCATGGCGCAGGCTGGGTGATGGGCGATACCGGCACCCATGATCGTCTGGTCCGTGAACTTTCGGTGCGCGCCAATGCGGCCCTGGTGTTCGTGGATTACGAACGCTCCCCGGAGGCACGTTACCCGATCGCGATTGAGCAGGATTACGCCGTCACCAAATATGTGGCTGAACATGGTGAACAGCTCAATATCGATCCGACCCGCCTGGCAATTGCCGGTGACAGCGTCGGGGGCAACATGACCGCTGTGGTCTCGCTTCTGGCCCAGGAACGCAAAGGTCCGGAAATCACCGCACAGGTTCTGTTCTATCCGGTGACGGATGCCGATTTTGACAACGGATCCTATACCGAATTTGCCAACGGCCCGTGGTTGACCGAGCCTGCGATGGAATGGTTCTGGAACCAGTACCTGCCCGAAGGCGTTGATCGTACTGACCCGAAAATCACACCGATCCATGCAAGTGCCGATCAGCTTGCCGGTCAGGCCCCGGCACTTGTGATTACTGCGGAAAACGACGTGCTGCGGGATGAAGGCGAGGCATATGCCCGCAAACTGAGCCAGGCTGGCGTTGATGTCACCGTCACGCGCTACAACGGCACGATCCATGACTTTGTCATGCTCAATGCCCTTGCCGATACCCCGGCTGCCAAAGGCGCAATTGCCCAGGCCGGTCAGTATCTCCGCACCGCCCTGCACGGCGAATAA
- a CDS encoding MAPEG family protein produces the protein MLPLPVTIFITAVFVLMLTVLSLMVSIRRAQLNVLSGDGDDNTLRRRIRAHGNFVENAPLCILLILAIEAILATSTIIWIVAAILIASRILHAIGTLTRSKRIIAPAMVMQHITLAICGVWLLIQAFGNLSAVGM, from the coding sequence ATGCTGCCGCTGCCCGTAACCATCTTTATCACCGCCGTTTTTGTTTTGATGCTGACCGTGCTCAGCCTGATGGTTTCGATCCGGCGCGCCCAGCTTAATGTGCTGAGCGGGGATGGCGATGACAACACCCTGCGCCGGCGCATTCGCGCGCATGGTAATTTTGTTGAAAATGCCCCGCTTTGCATTCTGCTGATCCTTGCCATCGAGGCGATCCTGGCAACATCGACCATCATCTGGATTGTGGCTGCCATTCTGATCGCAAGCCGGATTTTACATGCCATTGGCACCCTAACCCGGTCCAAACGCATCATCGCACCGGCCATGGTCATGCAGCACATCACCCTTGCAATCTGCGGTGTCTGGCTTCTGATCCAGGCCTTTGGCAACCTGAGCGCTGTGGGCATGTGA
- a CDS encoding EAL domain-containing protein has translation MPHSVHVMIVEDERVIALHLRKQLEKLGYERTSAHTRGSDALAAINDDPPDIILMDIRIEGDIDGIETAAGIPPHLMIPVIYLSAHSEDATLARAQKTRPYGYLIKPFSDRELHATIQMALERRAAELALSESQHRLSLAMNAAQMSCWEIDVLTRQMHCTGLGNADLNQNAETVTESWDAFLERVATEDRDMVRKAFAYAVAHGDFYDVVFRSLDKDQNYRWLRARGKSFGDDRKGSQRIIGMMQDITDQRLTQDKLREAMTVFETTQDGILILDPDLNVTNANNAYYRITGETEENTLQKPPYFLSANEHPAEFFQELFSGLGARRQWHRDLDTHNANRGPISLSLQNIAVENEEHELTHYVMIVSDRTAIRQAEQELHYLAQYDGLTSLPNRLLATDRLNRAIERCEPSGMMVACMFLDIDDFKTINDTLGHAAGDQVILIAATRIKGITERTDTISRLGGDEFLIIRENIPNETAATNLAQKIIQELQRPFYIRGHEMNIGASVGISLYPQHGRSSHDLIRLADTAMYAAKDRGRRTFALYQPEMTANAAHYMTRSLELRRGLENGELVLYYQPQFDGKTGEMAGVEALLRWNHPVHGLVGPHEIIPTAEKSGLILEIGNWVIREACHQARRWQDEYGQKLRVAVNVSVRQMQQPGFADSIADELAISGLPAEDLEIEVTESMIQDEISMIQTLHDLRAVGISLAIDDFGTGYSCLRSIKSLPISRIKIDRAFVNGLPGNSNDVALINAMLAMAEALGLSVTAEGVETRAQYDFLRDVPGIKLQGFLLGKPVPAEDVFTATIGKTKQI, from the coding sequence ATGCCACATTCAGTCCATGTCATGATTGTCGAGGACGAACGTGTTATCGCCCTTCATTTGCGCAAGCAGCTTGAAAAGCTGGGGTACGAGCGCACCAGCGCACATACGCGCGGCAGTGACGCCCTTGCGGCCATCAATGACGATCCGCCTGACATCATCCTGATGGATATCCGCATCGAAGGGGATATTGACGGCATTGAAACGGCGGCAGGCATCCCGCCACACCTGATGATCCCTGTCATCTATCTTTCGGCCCACTCAGAAGACGCGACACTGGCGCGCGCCCAAAAAACCCGTCCCTATGGCTATCTGATCAAACCGTTTTCGGACCGTGAACTGCACGCAACGATCCAGATGGCACTGGAACGCCGCGCAGCCGAACTTGCCCTGTCGGAAAGCCAGCATCGGCTGTCGCTTGCGATGAATGCAGCGCAGATGAGTTGCTGGGAAATCGATGTCCTGACCCGGCAAATGCATTGTACGGGACTTGGCAACGCCGATCTTAATCAGAATGCTGAAACCGTCACCGAAAGCTGGGATGCCTTTCTTGAACGGGTCGCAACAGAAGACCGCGACATGGTGCGCAAGGCCTTTGCCTATGCAGTTGCCCATGGCGATTTCTATGACGTTGTCTTTCGCAGTCTGGACAAGGACCAGAACTATCGCTGGCTGCGGGCCCGCGGCAAGTCCTTTGGCGATGATCGCAAAGGGTCACAACGCATTATTGGCATGATGCAGGACATCACCGATCAGCGCCTGACGCAGGACAAGCTCCGCGAAGCCATGACGGTGTTTGAAACCACCCAGGATGGCATTCTTATTCTTGACCCAGACCTCAATGTTACCAATGCCAACAACGCCTATTACCGGATCACGGGCGAGACCGAGGAAAACACGCTGCAAAAGCCGCCCTATTTCCTTTCTGCCAATGAACATCCCGCCGAATTCTTTCAGGAATTGTTTTCCGGGCTGGGTGCCCGCCGCCAATGGCATCGCGACCTTGACACCCACAACGCCAATCGTGGCCCGATATCGCTGTCCCTACAGAACATTGCCGTCGAAAACGAAGAGCACGAACTGACCCACTATGTGATGATTGTCTCTGACCGGACTGCAATCCGGCAGGCCGAACAGGAATTGCATTACCTTGCCCAATATGACGGATTGACCAGCCTGCCCAACCGGCTTCTTGCGACAGACCGCCTGAATCGCGCGATCGAACGTTGCGAACCCAGCGGCATGATGGTCGCCTGCATGTTTCTTGATATTGATGATTTCAAGACGATCAACGATACACTTGGCCATGCCGCCGGCGATCAGGTCATTCTGATTGCCGCAACCCGGATCAAGGGTATTACCGAGCGCACTGACACCATATCCCGACTGGGCGGAGACGAATTCCTGATCATTCGGGAAAACATCCCCAATGAAACCGCGGCAACCAATCTGGCGCAAAAGATCATTCAGGAACTGCAACGCCCGTTTTATATTCGCGGTCATGAAATGAATATCGGCGCCAGCGTGGGCATTTCGCTCTATCCGCAGCATGGCCGTTCGTCGCACGATCTGATCCGCCTTGCCGATACCGCAATGTATGCCGCCAAGGATCGCGGGCGCAGAACCTTTGCCCTCTATCAGCCGGAAATGACGGCCAATGCCGCACATTATATGACCCGCTCGCTCGAATTGCGCCGTGGGCTTGAGAACGGGGAACTGGTCCTCTATTACCAGCCGCAGTTTGATGGCAAAACCGGCGAAATGGCCGGTGTCGAGGCGTTGCTGCGCTGGAATCATCCGGTCCACGGGCTTGTCGGCCCCCACGAAATCATCCCGACTGCCGAGAAAAGCGGCCTTATTCTTGAAATCGGCAATTGGGTGATCCGCGAAGCCTGCCACCAAGCCCGTCGCTGGCAGGATGAATATGGCCAGAAACTTCGCGTGGCCGTCAATGTATCGGTCCGCCAGATGCAACAGCCCGGCTTTGCTGACAGCATTGCCGATGAACTGGCGATTTCCGGCCTCCCGGCCGAGGATCTTGAAATCGAAGTCACCGAAAGCATGATCCAGGACGAAATCAGCATGATCCAGACCCTGCATGATTTGCGCGCTGTCGGGATTTCGCTGGCGATTGACGATTTTGGCACCGGCTATTCATGCCTGCGATCGATCAAAAGCCTGCCGATCAGCCGCATCAAGATCGACCGTGCTTTCGTCAACGGACTGCCGGGCAACAGCAATGATGTTGCCCTGATCAATGCCATGCTGGCGATGGCAGAGGCCCTTGGTCTGTCAGTCACGGCAGAAGGCGTTGAAACCAGGGCGCAGTATGACTTCCTGCGCGACGTACCGGGCATCAAACTTCAGGGCTTCCTGCTTGGCAAACCTGTCCCTGCCGAAGACGTTTTTACGGCAACCATCGGAAAAACCAAACAAATTTAA
- a CDS encoding MarR family transcriptional regulator, whose product MDNSSKDDLLQLEKFLCFSIYSAGHAFNRVYKPLLDNLGLTYPQYLVMVTLWQEDNQSVRSIGSKLYLESSTLTPLLKRLEANGLVSRKRDPEDERSVRVSLTDTGKELRNTAEEIPPCILDATGLDIETAKRLNRDLRTMRDQMEASSQKI is encoded by the coding sequence ATGGACAACTCATCCAAAGATGACCTGCTTCAGCTCGAAAAGTTTCTGTGCTTTTCGATCTATTCAGCCGGTCATGCCTTTAACCGGGTCTATAAGCCGCTGCTGGATAATCTGGGGCTGACCTATCCGCAATATCTGGTGATGGTGACCCTGTGGCAGGAAGATAACCAGTCTGTGCGGAGCATTGGCTCAAAGCTGTATCTGGAATCCAGTACGCTGACACCGCTGCTCAAGCGCCTTGAAGCCAATGGACTGGTTAGCCGCAAGCGAGATCCGGAGGACGAGCGATCCGTGCGCGTTAGCTTGACGGACACCGGTAAGGAGCTGCGGAACACGGCAGAAGAAATTCCGCCCTGCATTCTTGACGCCACCGGACTTGATATCGAGACCGCCAAACGACTGAACCGCGATTTGCGGACCATGCGCGATCAGATGGAGGCCAGCAGTCAGAAGATTTAA
- a CDS encoding putative quinol monooxygenase, which translates to MPKQLTVVATARAKPGMEEELGKRLLALVEPSRAEEGCISYDMHQSNDDPALWLAYETWRSEEDLARHFEMPYLKAFGESKDEVLAQPLDVRKFSLKS; encoded by the coding sequence ATGCCCAAGCAGCTTACCGTTGTTGCCACCGCACGCGCCAAACCCGGCATGGAAGAAGAACTTGGCAAACGGCTTTTGGCATTGGTTGAACCGTCGCGCGCCGAGGAAGGCTGCATCAGCTATGACATGCACCAGTCAAATGACGATCCCGCACTCTGGTTGGCCTATGAAACCTGGCGCTCGGAAGAAGACCTCGCCCGGCATTTCGAGATGCCCTACCTAAAGGCCTTTGGCGAGAGTAAGGATGAAGTGCTTGCACAGCCGCTTGATGTCCGTAAATTCAGCCTCAAATCATAA
- a CDS encoding AraC family transcriptional regulator produces the protein MAAPDTRNQHFWRNDAMPFVELRRVADGHAVCYERHSHDTFSIGTVRGGYSTYWNRGKTHETQAGSVVILNPEDVHGCNPVKGADWVYDMLFVDPDWLTDLQIELDADAAGKFAMFSDALSHDPHLYDGLIDLADTLANPDVDILGKETALVSFFGDLHVQLDRRGVLDRVVRVSGAVHDRKMARVAEYIRAHYAENIGLDDLAALVGYSRSYLVRAFKKTYGMTPYAYLINCRVQRARHALRRGEKIVDVALETGFADQAHFQRIFKRLMAATPRQYARAQAA, from the coding sequence ATGGCAGCCCCCGATACCCGCAATCAGCATTTCTGGCGCAATGACGCGATGCCGTTTGTTGAATTGCGGCGTGTGGCGGACGGGCATGCGGTTTGTTATGAGCGCCACAGCCACGATACCTTTTCGATTGGCACGGTGCGGGGCGGTTACAGCACCTACTGGAACCGGGGTAAAACCCATGAAACGCAGGCCGGTTCGGTGGTGATCCTGAACCCCGAGGACGTTCATGGCTGCAACCCGGTCAAGGGCGCGGACTGGGTTTATGACATGCTGTTTGTTGATCCGGACTGGCTTACCGATTTGCAGATTGAACTGGATGCCGATGCGGCCGGGAAGTTTGCGATGTTTTCCGACGCACTCAGCCATGATCCGCATCTTTATGACGGCTTGATTGATCTGGCCGATACGCTGGCCAACCCGGATGTGGATATTCTCGGCAAGGAAACCGCGCTGGTGTCTTTCTTTGGCGATCTGCATGTGCAGCTTGACCGGCGCGGGGTGCTTGATCGTGTGGTCAGGGTTTCCGGTGCGGTTCATGACCGCAAGATGGCCCGCGTGGCCGAGTATATTCGTGCGCATTATGCCGAGAATATCGGTCTGGATGATCTGGCGGCGTTGGTTGGTTATTCCCGGTCCTATTTGGTGCGGGCATTCAAGAAAACATATGGCATGACGCCGTATGCCTATCTGATCAATTGCCGGGTGCAGCGCGCCCGTCATGCACTGAGGCGGGGCGAAAAGATCGTGGATGTTGCGCTTGAAACAGGCTTTGCTGATCAGGCGCATTTCCAGCGCATTTTCAAACGCCTGATGGCGGCGACGCCACGGCAATATGCCCGCGCGCAGGCGGCGTGA
- a CDS encoding organic hydroperoxide resistance protein gives MSVDVKYTALASATGGRDGRASTDDGSLDVKLSTPKELGGAGGDGHNPEQLFAMGYSACFIGAMKAASGQTKIKVPNDVGVSAEVGIGPREAGGFGIAVELTVSLPGLDKADAEKLVETAHTICPYSNAIRGNVDVTTTIA, from the coding sequence ATGTCTGTTGATGTCAAATACACCGCACTCGCTTCTGCAACCGGTGGCCGCGATGGCCGCGCCTCGACTGACGATGGATCGCTTGATGTCAAGCTGTCCACGCCAAAGGAGCTCGGCGGTGCTGGCGGTGACGGTCATAACCCGGAACAGCTTTTTGCCATGGGCTACTCGGCCTGCTTTATTGGCGCCATGAAGGCAGCCAGCGGCCAGACCAAGATCAAGGTACCAAATGACGTCGGGGTTTCGGCTGAAGTCGGTATCGGTCCGCGCGAAGCAGGCGGCTTTGGTATCGCCGTCGAACTCACAGTATCGCTGCCGGGTCTCGACAAGGCCGATGCTGAGAAGCTTGTCGAAACGGCGCACACAATTTGCCCCTATTCCAACGCAATTCGCGGCAATGTCGATGTCACAACGACCATCGCCTAA
- a CDS encoding YqaA family protein, translating to MLFALFLSALTSATILPGTSEAALAALIASGDHAIWLLVLVATVGNVLGSLINWWLGLYAEHFKHKRWFPVSAEALDRASHWFGKYGLWSLLLSWLPIIGDPLTLFAGVMRVRLLPFIILVTIGKAARYAMIAGGATGLSNMFSG from the coding sequence GTGCTTTTCGCCCTTTTCCTTTCCGCACTGACATCCGCAACCATCCTGCCCGGCACGTCCGAGGCGGCGTTGGCCGCCCTCATTGCGTCCGGTGATCATGCCATATGGCTGTTGGTGCTGGTCGCCACGGTGGGCAATGTTCTGGGGTCGCTCATCAACTGGTGGCTTGGCCTTTATGCCGAGCATTTCAAGCACAAGCGCTGGTTCCCCGTCTCCGCCGAGGCACTGGATCGCGCATCCCACTGGTTTGGCAAATACGGGCTGTGGTCATTACTGCTTTCATGGCTTCCGATTATTGGGGATCCGCTCACGCTGTTTGCCGGGGTCATGCGGGTGCGCCTTCTGCCCTTCATCATTCTGGTGACCATTGGCAAGGCGGCGCGCTATGCCATGATTGCCGGAGGGGCAACTGGTTTGTCGAACATGTTTTCCGGTTGA
- a CDS encoding methyl-accepting chemotaxis protein: MKFSSLSLGAKLTLVSAVTIALCLIAGISLQTVQTSQTTEELTVGEARGVANHHAEQAGSVLNGGMLVAKNLAGAFRAIREKGGVDRAAYNEILSRTLIDNPTLAGAWSGFEPDALDGKDADYVNEGEPFGDGSGKYVTYYYNFGDGITPYHLTGLDNPEVNEYYTTPRDTNQPYVTDAITYDIQGRDVVLTSFVYPVQNPNGEFLGVLGVDLELNALSERFAELTPFGTGTVNLVSAQGTWVAHEDPDIRGTTLDNNNPIQSAILETMQSGEPARVDDDTTMHMIVPVEIAGYPNKWGVVVNVPLATVYAPADNLRNITLIGGVILLLVVIAVVLLSTRTLVARPMTRVTSVIDHLQKGEFDITVPYLKRDDEIGAIAKALEAFKEASARMQMAEREKLQAEQRASDERNRTRLQMADEFEKSVGSIVVNVSDKAGNMEQVSRQMRRAADESSEQAVVVAAAADEASANVQTVASATEELSASIQEISSQVAKSSDISNTAVEEASRANAMVTGLAEAADRIGEVVNLINDIAAQTNLLALNATIEAARAGEAGKGFAVVAQEVKNLANQTAKATEDIAQQIGSIQSETQNTVGAIGRVTETIANINEIATAIASAVEEQGAATAEISSNVQQAAAGTNEVSSSIGIVRNTSQETGEAASNVQAGATQLAEEARNLDAQVKNFLDRLRNI, encoded by the coding sequence ATGAAGTTTTCGTCCCTGTCCCTTGGCGCGAAGCTGACCCTTGTCAGTGCAGTAACCATCGCGCTCTGCCTGATTGCAGGCATATCTCTTCAAACCGTTCAAACAAGCCAAACCACCGAAGAACTTACCGTCGGCGAGGCACGTGGCGTCGCAAACCATCACGCAGAGCAGGCTGGTAGCGTTCTGAATGGCGGGATGCTGGTTGCCAAAAACCTGGCCGGGGCCTTTCGGGCGATCCGCGAAAAAGGCGGTGTTGATCGCGCGGCATATAACGAAATTCTCAGTCGTACCCTGATCGACAATCCGACACTTGCCGGTGCCTGGTCCGGGTTCGAGCCCGATGCCCTTGATGGCAAGGATGCCGATTACGTAAACGAGGGCGAGCCATTCGGCGATGGCAGCGGCAAATACGTCACATATTATTATAATTTTGGCGACGGCATTACGCCCTATCACCTCACTGGCCTCGATAATCCCGAGGTCAATGAATATTACACCACCCCGCGTGACACAAATCAGCCCTATGTCACCGACGCCATCACCTATGACATTCAGGGCCGTGATGTTGTTCTGACCTCCTTTGTCTATCCGGTGCAGAACCCGAACGGCGAGTTCCTGGGTGTGCTGGGCGTTGATCTTGAACTCAATGCCCTGTCAGAACGCTTTGCCGAACTGACACCGTTTGGGACCGGCACGGTTAATCTCGTCTCCGCCCAAGGCACCTGGGTTGCCCATGAAGACCCGGACATTCGCGGCACCACACTTGATAACAACAACCCGATCCAGTCAGCCATCCTCGAAACCATGCAATCGGGCGAACCGGCGCGGGTTGATGATGACACGACCATGCACATGATTGTCCCGGTCGAGATTGCCGGATACCCCAACAAGTGGGGTGTTGTGGTCAATGTGCCGCTGGCAACAGTCTATGCCCCGGCAGACAATCTGCGCAATATCACCCTGATTGGGGGCGTCATCCTGCTTTTGGTCGTCATTGCCGTGGTTCTTTTGTCGACCAGAACCCTGGTCGCGCGCCCGATGACGCGGGTGACCAGTGTGATTGATCACCTTCAGAAGGGTGAGTTTGACATTACGGTGCCCTATCTCAAACGTGATGACGAAATCGGCGCAATCGCCAAGGCCCTCGAAGCCTTCAAGGAGGCCTCCGCCCGCATGCAGATGGCCGAACGCGAAAAGCTTCAAGCCGAACAGCGTGCCAGCGATGAACGCAATCGCACGCGCTTGCAGATGGCAGACGAATTCGAAAAATCGGTCGGCTCGATCGTTGTCAATGTGTCTGACAAGGCCGGAAACATGGAACAAGTGTCCCGGCAGATGCGGCGTGCTGCTGATGAAAGTTCCGAACAGGCCGTTGTTGTTGCCGCCGCCGCGGACGAGGCAAGTGCCAACGTCCAGACTGTGGCGTCTGCGACCGAGGAACTGTCTGCCTCCATTCAGGAAATCAGCTCCCAGGTGGCGAAGTCATCTGACATCTCCAACACCGCTGTTGAAGAAGCTTCACGTGCCAACGCCATGGTCACCGGCCTGGCCGAAGCGGCCGATCGCATCGGCGAAGTGGTTAACCTGATCAATGACATTGCCGCCCAGACCAACCTTCTGGCCCTCAATGCCACCATCGAGGCGGCCCGTGCGGGAGAGGCAGGCAAAGGCTTTGCCGTCGTCGCACAGGAAGTCAAAAACCTGGCCAACCAGACCGCCAAGGCGACCGAAGACATTGCCCAACAGATTGGCTCCATCCAGTCCGAGACGCAAAATACGGTCGGGGCGATTGGACGAGTGACCGAAACCATTGCCAACATCAATGAAATCGCCACCGCCATCGCATCTGCCGTCGAGGAACAAGGGGCTGCCACCGCCGAAATTTCAAGTAACGTGCAACAGGCGGCGGCAGGCACCAACGAAGTTTCCTCTTCTATCGGGATTGTTCGCAACACGTCCCAGGAAACCGGCGAAGCGGCCTCGAACGTTCAGGCCGGGGCGACCCAACTGGCCGAAGAAGCCCGCAATCTTGACGCACAGGTCAAAAACTTCCTGGATCGCCTGCGTAACATCTAG
- a CDS encoding DUF1801 domain-containing protein, which yields MGSGDFASPEVAAKFNACPAHARRALMSVRGWILELAGEIDGVGPISESLKWGEPAWRPKSGSGITIRADWKAKTPDQVMIFFDCKTDLIDRTRSLLSTDLATEGNRAIILPLDRPLPEPAIKTALGWALTYHRDRKQDLKQQAT from the coding sequence ATGGGGTCTGGCGATTTCGCAAGCCCGGAAGTTGCGGCAAAATTCAATGCCTGCCCGGCACACGCCCGGCGGGCACTGATGTCGGTCCGGGGCTGGATCCTTGAACTGGCAGGCGAAATTGACGGGGTTGGCCCGATCAGCGAAAGCCTGAAATGGGGCGAACCGGCCTGGCGACCCAAATCCGGATCGGGCATCACCATTCGTGCCGACTGGAAAGCCAAAACACCTGATCAGGTCATGATCTTTTTTGATTGCAAGACCGACCTGATTGACCGCACGCGCAGCCTGCTATCGACCGATCTGGCGACCGAGGGCAATCGCGCGATTATCCTGCCGCTGGATCGTCCCCTGCCTGAACCGGCGATCAAGACCGCACTTGGCTGGGCCCTGACCTATCACCGGGACCGGAAACAGGACCTCAAACAGCAGGCCACATAA